A part of Aspergillus flavus chromosome 5, complete sequence genomic DNA contains:
- a CDS encoding phosphatase family protein encodes MVSETEQRASQSPVGTGAGDSHSDGSSPDTSIDPSSLPQAVKARKSEYTSQQTIRVKVGTWNVAAIPGTEEDIGKWFVQREGICEQLAGLRVSGLEEAPGKTDNDTPNETGSESDQVGLYVLGLQEIVDISSPAEALRPYVDPAPANRWKAAMQNALPSGYQLVAESQLVGLLLLIYASPSVAETVSSVSCTNVGTGLFGYMGNKGAAVTRLLLGDTTCFVFVNCHLAAGSDKNSLERRNWDASQILQRAKFDPIDTESALRDEPTESIGKEDFAFWFGDLNYRLEDIPGDDVRQVLARHTENEYDKTHNSTHVADEDDSEESSKPTDETSQAPPPVSDEDVDPHTDPASLQTTISSLLPHDQLRLQQSKQKAFHEGWREGSISFLPTYKYDVGSVAKFDSSEKQRGPSWCDRILYRTRRDMLRHEQLVKEAAEARKRDEEMKARGLDKAAADDNVLFDYDPDVDGADSADEYDPDKDDASDSASFNSQSDPDQSLRLDYYISHQGILSSDHKPLAAGFTLTYESVDPQLKAKVHQEVVRELDKAENESRPGLTVVVDSHGHEPSKDKTKDPNALDFGDVPFDISVTRSLTVANTSGVPATFSFEKPEQAEGCHYHPSWLEYQIEPPHRDNPEDQVSTLPLQECTLLPGELTTIEVTACVKDIQLARLLNDGKLKLEEVLVLRVTNGRDHFIPVYGEWLPTCFGRSLEELTVMPEAGARTLPVTEIMRRQKDEVGIPLSAPRELFRLTESILELSERAIAEWSMIRGESEDSPPWVREPHGFGWPFEPESWTLTDKEERSSLLASVREALDTNKPFNHVISPEVSSLHRLEILSETLLVFLRSLKDGIVTAPVWSDLDQQILAREKTKAPPLSWEESQAWVLESLAYSPAHSVSFTFVTFMLARIANEVAPVTSMPPRQSSEKPSDEQVNPNKQPTSPTATAAAAAVAAAGNIRRRTLTFTSNVPEPTANPLAIRRQAVETALAGIFSTVLISANVPVPAKDKERRAQEDRKRSIIEPFLKTIGVDNKGPSGGWS; translated from the coding sequence ATGGTGTCAGAAACCGAACAGCGCGCGTCGCAGTCGCCGGTCGGTACCGGCGCAGGTGACTCGCACTCTGACGGATCGTCTCCGGACACCTCCATCGACCCCTCATCGCTCCCACAGGCCGTGAAAGCGAGGAAATCTGAGTATACGTCTCAACAGACTATTCGTGTCAAAGTCGGAACGTGGAATGTTGCTGCCATTCCAGGTACGGAGGAAGATATCGGAAAGTGGTTTGTACAGCGGGAGGGCATATGCGAACAGCTCGCCGGGTTACGAGTCTCCGGCCTAGAAGAAGCTCCTGGTAAAACAGATAATGATACCCCGAATGAGACTGGATCCGAGTCCGACCAGGTGGGACTCTATGTTCTCGGGTTACAAGAGATCGTGGATATATCTTCTCCGGCGGAGGCCTTGAGGCCCTACGTTGATCCAGCGCCGGCGAATAGGTGGAAAGCTGCGATGCAAAATGCTTTACCCTCGGGCTACCAACTAGTCGCAGAGTCTCAGCTAGTGGGGCTGTTACTGTTGATTTATGCCTCTCCTTCTGTTGCCGAGACAGTATCGTCGGTCAGCTGTACCAACGTGGGTACCGGCCTGTTCGGGTACATGGGCAACAAAGGAGCTGCAGTAACGCGCCTGCTGCTGGGCGATACTACGTGTTTTGTCTTCGTCAACTGTCATTTGGCAGCTGGATCGGATAAAAATAGCCTGGAACGACGGAACTGGGACGCCTCCCAAATTCTCCAACGCGCAAAGTTTGACCCGATTGATACTGAAAGTGCACTTCGGGATGAACCTACCGAGAGTATTGGCAAAGAAGACTTTGCTTTCTGGTTTGGGGATCTTAATTATAGACTAGAGGATATACCTGGAGATGATGTGCGACAGGTCCTTGCTCGACATACAGAGAACGAGTACGATAAAACGCACAACTCCACCCACGTGGCCGATGAAGACGATTCAGAGGAATCATCAAAACCGACGGACGAGACAAGTCAAGCTCCTCCGCCCGTTTCCGATGAGGACGTGGACCCTCACACAGACCCAGCCTCTTTGCAAACTACCATATCGTCTTTGCTCCCGCATGATCAGCTTCGCCTGCAACAAAGCAAACAGAAGGCGTTCCACGAAGGATGGAGGGAAGGTAGCATATCATTTCTACCAACGTACAAGTATGATGTAGGAAGCGTCGCCAAGTTCGATTCTAGCGAAAAGCAACGGGGCCCTAGTTGGTGCGATAGGATTCTGTATCGTACACGGCGGGATATGTTACGACATGAACAATTAGTCAAGGAAGCAGCTGAAGCCAGGAAACGGGACGAAGAAATGAAAGCTAGGGGACTAGACAAGGCTGCAGCAGATGACAACGTTCTATTCGACTATGATCCCGATGTTGATGGTGCAGACAGTGCAGATGAATACGACCCGGATAAAGATGACGCGAGTGACAGTGCTTCGTTCAATTCGCAGAGTGATCCGGATCAATCACTTAGGCTTGACTATTATATCTCGCATCAAGGAATCCTCTCATCTGACCACAAGCCGTTAGCAGCCGGCTTCACTCTAACTTATGAGTCGGTTGATCCTCAATTAAAGGCCAAGGTTCACCAGGAAGTGGTCCGAGAGCTGGATAAGGCTGAAAATGAGTCTCGGCCAGGTTTGACGGTTGTGGTGGACAGCCACGGCCATGAGCCCAGTAAGGACAAGACGAAGGATCCAAATGCGCTAGATTTTGGTGATGTACCCTTTGATATATCCGTCACTCGATCCTTGACAGTTGCGAACACTAGTGGTGTGCCTGCAACTTTCTCATTCGAAAAGCCCGAACAAGCAGAAGGTTGTCATTATCACCCGTCTTGGCTTGAATATCAGATCGAGCCGCCGCACCGCGACAATCCAGAAGATCAAGTGTCTACTTTACCTTTGCAGGAATGTACATTACTGCCTGGAGAACTCACCACTATTGAGGTTACTGCATGTGTTAAAGATATACAGCTTGCACGTTTGCTCAATGACGGAAAGTTGAAGTTAGAGGAAGTTTTGGTCCTTCGGGTGACCAACGGTCGAGATCATTTCATCCCTGTATATGGGGAGTGGTTGCCCACTTGCTTTGGCCGCAGCTTGGAAGAACTTACCGTCATGCCTGAGGCGGGCGCACGAACATTACCAGTTACAGAGATAATGAGACGCCAGAAGGACGAAGTAGGAATTCCTCTGTCAGCTCCGCGGGAGCTTTTCCGCTTGACGGAATCAATATTAGAGTTGTCCGAACGTGCTATTGCCGAATGGAGCATGATCAGAGGCGAGTCCGAAGACTCGCCACCGTGGGTTAGAGAGCCACATGGATTTGGGTGGCCTTTTGAACCAGAGTCGTGGACTCTGACGGACAAAGAAGAGCGTTCTTCCCTTCTGGCATCTGTCCGGGAAGCTTTGGACACCAACAAACCcttcaaccatgtcattTCACCCGAAGTGTCCTCGCTTCATCGTTTGGAGATTTTAAGCGAGACCTTACTAGTATTTCTCAGATCTTTGAAGGATGGGATTGTCACTGCGCCAGTTTGGTCCGATCTAGACCAACAAATTCTCGCTCGTGAAAAAACCAAAGCACCGCCTTTATCCTGGGAAGAATCCCAAGCCTGGGTCCTAGAGAGCCTGGCATATTCCCCCGCACACAGTGTCTCCTTCACTTTCGTCACCTTCATGCTTGCTCGCATCGCCAACGAAGTCGCTCCAGTAACATCTATGCCCCCGCGACAGTCCTCGGAAAAGCCGTCCGACGAGCAagtcaaccccaacaaacAACCTACTTCCCCAACCGCAACAGCAGCCGCCGCAGCAGTCGCTGCCGCAGGCAATATCCGACGGCGAACCCTCACCTTCACCTCAAACGTACCGGAACCTACCGCCAATCCCCTCGCCATTCGTCGACAAGCCGTCGAAACCGCTCTCGCGGGTATATTCTCCACGGTCCTTATCTCTGCCAACGTCCCTGTCCCAGCAAAGGATAAGGAACGGCGGGCACAGGAGGACCGGAAACGAAGTATAATTGAGCCTTTCTTAAAGACCATCGGGGTTGACAATAAAGGTCCCTCCGGTGGTTGGTCTTGA
- a CDS encoding putative decapping enzyme Dcp1: protein MTGRRPRRQNNNNNNHRHNQPQPSDYDSDYQNYFSDTQQQVISMPPPPVRSNEELNISVLRRHNPAITSILSLAPYAVIYIFSPTTRQWEKSGVEGSLFVCQLSQGSLGEERYNAFVLNRRGLQNFDVPLTDGDNVEITEEYVILKVDDDSGLGVDNNNGMNGKSADLRIYGLWIYSEPPPNSTAETRSINAQVIRECAIHAGQSLKLARERLEATRQNGLHAAAAAAASTADPVEEVQSSVAMGRQVSLRDLFGQQRAQDDGWSTTAHHAGPQGWPQPGMGVPMAQPQPQPQPQPQQDVLGDLFRRAGLAYQGGP from the coding sequence ATGACTGGCCGCAGACCTCGACgacaaaacaacaacaacaataatcaCCGTCACAATCAGCCTCAACCCTCGGACTACGATTCAGACTACCAGAACTATTTCTCAGATACCCAACAGCAAGTAATCAGCATGCCACCTCCCCCCGTCCGCTCCAACGAAGAACTGAACATCTCCGTCCTCCGCCGTCACAACCCCGCCATAACTTCAATTCTCTCCCTAGCGCCTTATGCCGTCATCTACATATTCAGCCCAACCACACGGCAGTGGGAAAAGAGCGGAGTAGAGGGCTCATTATTTGTTTGTCAATTATCGCAGGGGTCTTTAGGCGAAGAACGGTACAACGCTTTTGTGCTGAATCGGCGGGGTCTGCAGAATTTCGATGTTCCCCTGACGGACGGGGATAATGTGGAAATTACGGAAGAATATGTGATTCTTAAGGTCGATGATGACTCCGGGTTGGGTGTGGATAATAATAACGGCATGAATGGGAAAAGTGCCGATCTCCGCATATACGGTCTTTGGATTTACTCCGAACCCCCTCCCAACTCTACGGCCGAAACGCGCAGTATCAACGCTCAGGTGATTCGGGAATGCGCCATACATGCAGGCCAGAGTTTGAAGCTGGCCCGCGAGCGACTGGAAGCTACTCGCCAGAATGGCCTGCACGCTgcagctgcggctgcggcttcTACCGCTGACCCCGTGGAAGAGGTGCAATCAAGTGTTGCCATGGGACGCCAGGTTTCTTTGAGGGATCTTTTTGGACAACAAAGGGCTCAGGATGATGGGTGGAGTACAACGGCGCACCATGCTGGTCCCCAAGGGTGGCCCCAGCCTGGGATGGGTGTGCCGATGgcgcagccgcagccgcagccgcagcctcaGCCTCAACAAGACGTACTGGGCGATCTATTTAGGAGGGCCGGGTTAGCGTACCAGGGGGGTCCCTGA
- a CDS encoding uncharacterized protein (uncharacterized conserved protein-domain containing protein) — MSAMSSTGQPHISADSFFHTSSACDPSLSPITIYMISGNPGLIGYYHTFLSVLSDRLNTQSAQRTRKNHAFQIYGHSLGGFELTKTPGPKPRYYDLEEQICFVQNKLNDFLTSSSNASNGVPSPKPKVILIGHSVGSYIAMEILRRHRERSTSGTSPSVDFDIIGGVMLFPTVVDIARSPSGQKLTRMLFFIPQLAVVVGFLVRILTVLLPGSLLRSLIRFYMGSPRDNMVETTAAFLESGYGVQQALHMAADEMQTITSDKWSDDVWGMSDVKDPVTRLFFYFGRNDHWVAEQTRDEIIELRGRTESGPKMVVCEEGLPHAFVLKHSDVVAKKVADMVLDIVKD; from the exons ATGAGCGCTATGTCTTCCACCGGACAACCCCATATCTCCGCGGACAGCTTCTTCCACACATCGTCCGCATGCGACCCATCACTATCCCCCATCACCATCTACATGATATCCGGCAACCCAGGCCTAATTGGGTACTACCACACATTTCTCTCCGTTCTCTCAGACAGGCTAAACACACAATCCGCGCAACGGACAAGAAAAAACCATGCCTTCCAAATCTACGGACACAGTCTGGGAGGATTCGAGCTTACCAAAACACCAGGCCCCAAACCAAGATACTACGACCTGGAAGAACAGATCTGTTTCGTCCAAAACAAGCTGAACGATTTCCTCACTAGCTCCAGCAATGCATCAAATGGGGTCCCATCACCAAAACCTAAAGTGATCCTCATCGGTCATTCGGTGGGTAGCTACATAGCCATGGAAATCCTACGGAGACACCGCGAGCGCTCGACGAGCGGCACCTCGCCCTCTGTTGACTTCGACATCATCGGCGGCGTCATGCTGTTTCCTACTGTTGTTGATATTGCGAGGTCACCTTCCGGTCAGAAGTTGACA CGCATGCTATTTTTTATCCCGCAGTTGGCTGTGGTGGTGGGCTTCTTGGTCCGCATCCTGACGGTCCTTCTTCCGGGTAGTCTTTTACGATCTCTCATCAGGTTCTATATGGGATCGCCGCGGGATAACATGGTCGAGACTACCGCTGCTTTCTTGGAAAGTGGATATGGTGTGCAGCAAGCTTT ACACATGGCCGCTGATGAGATGCAGACCATCACGTCCGATAAGTGGAGTGACGACGTTTGGGGCATGTCGGATGTGAAGGATCCGGTTACGCGGTTGTTTTTCTACTTTGGTCGGAATGATCATTGGGTTGCGGAGCAGACAAGAGATGAGATTATTGAGTTGAGGGGTCGGACAGAGAGTGGTCCGAAGATGGTTGTTTGTGAGGAGGGGCTGCCGCATGCATTTGTCTTGA AACATAGTGATGTTGTGGCGAAGAAAGTGGCCGACATGGTGTTGGATATAGTCAAGGATTGA
- a CDS encoding protein putative to be (involved in carbohydrate metabolism), whose product MALEVQPPSDRKRVKVYELRDNDWFDRGTGFCTGQILDDEPRIFVESEDEPDRVLLETKISKDDGYQKQQETLIVWTEPNGTDMALSFQEPEGCAVIWNFVNGVQQHLTNLAAADDAFSDDLETYQSIMLPAPELGNLPEIDHVMRAASMTQAGRDALSKFVIREEYITKLIPLVTVAEDLESLPDLHRLCNIMKSLILLNDNTIIETVVTDPIILGVVGALEYDPEFPTHKANHRQYLADQSRYKEVVPIKDTLIRRKIRCTWRLQYLKDVVLARILDDPTFSVLNSLIFFNQVEIVNHIQSNGPFLKELFSVFDPRNADAKRKEDAVQFLHQCASIAKNLQAPARASLFANFISHGLFAVIAFAIKHPNPAMRTTGIDILVALLDHDPLMMRGYMLKAVNEKKTPLTDTLIDLLHLESDLGVKNQLADAVKVLLDPQILLQDTMGRAGPEQYSKPRPNILSDAFVQNHFDESAKRLFMPLKRLENRASLSDLKFQEVALHAHLVDILTFFVRQHLYRSRAVIHNEALAPRVAQLLTVPQKHLKLIALKFFRTLISLQDTFYQALMTHNNTFGLILDIVYETMPRDNLLNSACLELFEFIKRENIKPIVLHVVEKYGEKLKNITYVNTFQDLILRYEQMQGYGTEAESTIYSQDEGTPARRVPPNGQRWQGVREMDAAEEEYFNTSDDEEEWQHETAANATMAPQMQNGSASPVVKPLVDYPDDDEDDDAMDTKPEGSEEQKQQQLVRQEGTPTPDAATESTADAPSTPGSSTVQTPPERLSEKRRREEEDDDELVKLSSGPKRRTSTSGSPGGAGMLRKKRSVSIGSLSATAEKGTTQSILGTVTGSTAPKRIAINLSSKPLSETDSIDPAASTSSSEKENRDENHGESG is encoded by the exons ATGGCGTTGGAGGTGCAACCGCCCAGCGATCGCAAACGAGTCAAGGTCTACGAGCTGAGAGATAATGACTGGTTTGATAGAGGTACTGGTTTCTGTACTGGGCAGATCCTGGAC GATGAACCGCGAATATTTGTCGAATCTGAAGATGAACCCGACCGGGTACTTTTGGAGACAAAAATCTCCAAAGATGACGGGTACCAGAAACAGCAAG AGACGTTGATAGTATGGACGGAGCCCAATGGGACGGATATGGCATTGAGCTTCCAGGAACCTGAGGGTTGCGCCGTGATTTG GAATTTTGTCAATGGCGTTCAGCAACATCTTACGAACCTGGCAGCAGCAG ACGATGCCTTTTCCGACGATCTCGAAACCTATCAGTCTATAATGCTACCCGCTCCCGAGCTCGGAAACCTCCCCGAAATCGACCATGTCATGAGAGCAGCGAGCATGACACAAGCCGGCCGCGACGCATTGTCGAAGTTTGTTATCCGGGAAGAGTACATAACAAAGCTCATACCATTGGTCACAGTGGCAGAAGATCTCGAGAGCCTACCGGACCTACACCGTCTCTGCAATATCATGAAAtctctcatcctcctcaatGACAATACCATTATCGAGACCGTAGTTACAGACCCCATTATTCTAGGAGTTGTGGGGGCACTGGAAT ACGACCCCGAGTTTCCTACACACAAAGCCAACCATCGGCAGTACCTTGCAGACCAGTCACGCTACAAAGAGGTGGTCCCGATTAAAGACACCCTCATCCGTCGCAAAATTCGATGCACCTGGCGTTTGCAGTATCTAAAGGATGTGGTCTTGGCCCGGATCTTAGACGACCCGACTTTCTCAGTCCTCAATTCGTTGATCTTTTTCAACCAGGTCGAAATCGTAAACCATATCCAATCAAACGGCCCTTTCCTGAAGGAGTTATTTTCGGTGTTCGATCCGAGAAATGCCGATGCAAAGCGCAAGGAGGATGCAGTGCAGTTCCTCCACCAATGCGCATCCATTGCCAAAAACCTACAAGCCCCGGCGCGCGCCAGTCTCTTCGCAAACTTCATCAGCCATGGCCTCTTCGCTGTGATTGCCTTCGCTATAAAGCACCCCAACCCCGCTATGCGCACGACTGGAATTGATATTCTAGTTGCACTGCTTGACCATGATCCTCTCATGATGCGGGGATATATGCTTAAGGCCGTtaatgagaagaaaacgCCGCTGACTGATACGTTGATTGATTTACTTCACTTGGAGTCGGATCTCGGCGTTAAGAATCAACTCGCAGATGCAGTCAAGGTTCTATTGGACCCCCAGATTCTTTTGCAGGACACGATGGGTCGGGCTGGACCCGAACAGTACTCGAAGCCACGTCCTAATATTCTCTCCGATGCTTTTGTTCAAAACCACTTTGATGAATCCGCTAAGAGGCTATTCATGCCGTTAAAACGTCTCGAGAACCGCGCCAGCC TTAGCGACCTCAAGTTTCAAGAAGTGGCCTTGCATGCTCATCTTGTTGATATCCTCACTTTCTTTGTCCGTCAACATCTGTACAGAAGCCGTGCTGTTATCCATAATGAAGCACTCGCTCCCAGAGTTGCTCAGTTACTTACAGTACCCCAGAAGCACCTCAAGCTGA TCGCGTTGAAATTTTTCCGTACATTAATTAGCCTCCAAGACACATTTTACCAAGCTTTGATGACACATAACAACACGTTTGGTTTGATTCTTGACATTGTCTATGAAACAATGCCACGCGATAACCTCCTTAATTCAGCTTGCCTCGAGCTCTTCGAATTCATCAAACGAGAAAACATCAAACCCATAGTTCTGCATGTCGTTGAAAAATACGGTGAAAAGCTCAAGAATATTACTTATGTCAACACATTCCAGGACTTAATTTTACGCTACGAGCAAATGCAGGGCTATGGCACAGAAGCGGAGTCCACTATCTACTCTCAAGATGAAGGTACACCAGCTCGTCGAGTCCCGCCCAACGGACAACGTTGGCAGGGTGTGAGGGAGATGGATGCGGCAGAGGAGGAGTATTTCAACACgtctgatgatgaggaagag TGGCAACATGAAACTGCGGCCAACGCAACAATGGCTCCTCAGATGCAGAACGGCTCCGCCTCACCAGTCGTTAAGCCTCTAGTCGACTATccagatgacgatgaggacgacgatgCTATGGATACGAAGCCGGAGGGTAGtgaagagcagaagcagcaacagtTGGTACGGCAAGAAGGCACTCCAACCCCTGACGCCGCTACTGAGTCTACCGCGGACGCACCGTCAACTCCGGGTTCATCCACCGTGCAGACACCTCCAGAGCGTTTGTCAGAGAAGCGGCGGcgtgaggaggaggacgatgatgagtTGGTTAAGCTCAGCTCCGGGCCGAAACGGAGGACCTCGACCAGTGGTAGTCCTGGGGGTGCTGGTATGCtgcgaaagaagagaagcgtgTCGATTGGGTCGCTATCAGCTACCGCGGAAAAAGGGACAACTCAGAGTATCTTGGGAACCGTGACTGGCAGCACAGCACCCAAAAGGATAGCCATCAATCTTAGCTCTAAGCCATTATCAGAGACGGACTCTATTGATCCTGCGGCAAGTACTTCAAGCagtgagaaagaaaaccGTGACGAGAACCACGGTGAAAGTGGTTAA
- a CDS encoding DUF914 domain membrane protein (unnamed protein product): MSDVKDQITVQASAATPHDNSSLAQFPKDDTSAGAGANAREVDSASEEAPADLIDKKKKGFLAYFTTKEFYIILILGIFLTFYYRQILAITNTATSTFSTLLSNEGTSIPAFQTFFNYVLLNIMFTPYTMYRYGIKGWAQMVWKTGWKYIILAFCDVEGNYFIVLAYRYTTMLSAQLINFWAIAVVVIISFLFLRVRYHITQVLGILVCIGGMGVLIASDHITGTNGGDVSSGNQLKGDLFALLGATFYGLANTGEEYFVSTAPVYEVLGQMAFWGMIINGAQAGIFDRASFRTATWNSQVGGYLAGYTLCLTFFYCMAPLLFRLSSAAFFNISMLTMNFWGVIIGIKVFHYTIHFMYPIAFVLIIVGQLIYFLGRRVLGEARKPWLGKNQERGVSGLFTAKRMIDTEAVAPNHNPNSTTHDSATANNDSLTSHTSPV; the protein is encoded by the exons ATGTCGGACGTCAAAGATCAAATCACCGTTCAAGCGTCGGCCGCAACTCCGCACGATAACTCCTCACTTGCTCAATTCCCGAAGGACGATACTTCGGCCGGTGCAGGTGCAAATGCCCGTGAAGTGGACTCTGCCTCGGAGGAGGCACCGGCGGACCTGAtcgacaagaaaaagaagggcTTCTTGGCGTATTTTACGACAAAGGAGTTCTATATCATTCTGATACTTGG TATCTTTCTTACATTCTACTACAGACAGATCTTGGCAATCACAAACACAGCTACTAGTACTTTCAGTACACTCCTTTCAAACGAAGGCACCTCGATTCCGGCTTTCCAGACTTTCTTTAATTATGTGCTTCTGAACATCATGTTCACTCCGTACACCATGTACCGTTATGGCATCAAGGGCTGGGCCCAAATGGTGTGGAAAACCGGCTGGAAAT ATATTATCTTAGCATTTTGCGACGTCGAAGGCAATTATTTCATCGTGCTGGCATACCGGTATACAACCATGCTTAGTGCCCAGTTAATCAATTTCTGGGCCATTGCAGTCGTTGTCATCATCTCGTTCTTGTTCTTACGCGTCCGCTATCACATCACACAAGTCCTGGGTATTCTGGTCTGTATCGGTGGCATGGGCGTCCTGATCGCATCCGACCATATCACCGGCACCAATGGTGGCGATGTCAGTAGTGGCAACCAACTCAAAGGTGATCTGTTCGCCCTCCTAGGCGCAACTTTCTACGGTCTCGCAAACACCGGAGAGGAGTATTTCGTCAGCACAGCGCCTGTCTACGAAGTTCTGGGCCAGATGGCTTTCTGGGGCATGATCATCAACGGCGCCCAGGCCGGCATTTTCGACCGTGCCTCATTCAGGACCGCCACCTGGAACAGCCAAGTCGGTGGTTATCTTGCCGGATACACCCTCTGCCTGACCTTCTTCTACTGCATGGCTCCGCTCCTCTTCCGGCTGTCGTCCgctgctttcttcaacatctccatGCTGACCATGAACTTCTGGGGCGTCATCATCGGCATCAAGGTCTTCCACTATACCATCCACTTCATGTATCCGATCGCCTTCGTGCTTATCATCGTCGGTCAGCTGATCTACTTCCTCGGCCGTCGGGTCCTGGGTGAAGCGCGCAAGCCTTGGCTGGGTAAGAACCAGGAACGTGGTGTATCGGGTCTGTTCACTGCGAAGAGAATGATCGATACTGAGGCTGTCGCACCTAATCATAATCCTAATTCTACGACTCATGATTCTGCCACGGCCAATAATGATTCTCTCACGTCACATACTAGTCCGGTTTAG